One window of Cydia pomonella isolate Wapato2018A chromosome 7, ilCydPomo1, whole genome shotgun sequence genomic DNA carries:
- the LOC133520059 gene encoding transmembrane protein 242 isoform X2, with the protein MEKEERLQRIKAGAFLATVAGISAFVGFGTTLAAAKKADPKYFNKGVHASAELADAGAILALRALGWGTLYAVAGTSCLCYGIWKLSGAKDLKDFRIKMGNMLPILPRNNPPQSRTEFSGLNDLMTYLAEDYGKKK; encoded by the exons ATGGAAAAGGAAGAACGACTGCAACGAATAAA aGCAGGTGCATTTTTAGCAACGGTCGCGGGCATTTCTGCATTTGTAGGATTTGGAACCACATTAGCAGCAGCAAAAAAAGCAGACCCCAAATACTTCAATAAAG GTGTACATGCTAGTGCAGAATTAGCGGATGCAGGGGCCATCCTTGCTCTCCGAGCCCTGGGCTGGGGTACACTCTATGCGGTAGCTGGCACCTCTTGTTTATGTTACGGAATATGGAAACTTTCTGGTGCTAAAGAT CTAAAAGATTTCAGAATTAAGATGGGAAACATGCTGCCGATCCTACCAAGGAATAACCCTCCACAATCCAGAACAGAGTTCAGTGGGCTTAATGACTTAATGACATATTTAGCAGAGGATTATGGGAAGAAAAAATAA
- the LOC133520058 gene encoding programmed cell death protein 2 has product MKLLKDYFEILNHSAFTMSANKVDIGTLEEKSSWLLHPRFFPSKIGGKPAWLDLENIPHPKDLTCKKCGDPLVMICQVYAPYEESDDGFHRTIFVFICKNGSCCQINSSENLVAFRCQLPRRNKFYSYEPYKVDENEVFPMDKWPKLCELCGLRAPSHCSKCKKTYYCSRKHQVLDWQNGHKQLCPTLQTEEVPDNYFTVTEAGKNNLYKEWELIVDEEDEETPTNVDENREIAKLNEMIKEKKAGTLSNVSESELEQYAGRAVPDDKVFNKFNKRVARHPEQVLRYDRGGTPLWITGNAENCITQVENCEYCNGERQFEFQIMPQLLNFINVGLDINSVDWGVLVVYTCKASCNQGPAYKKEFIIKQDITS; this is encoded by the exons ATGAAATTACTTAAAGATTACTTCGAAATACTGAATCATTCTGCATTTACAATGTCGGCAAACAAAGTGGACATAGGGACATTGGAGGAAAAGAGTAGCTGGCTTCTGCATCCTAGATTTTTCCCGAGTAAAATCGGAGGGAAACCTGCATGGTTAGATCTTGAAAATATCCCTCACCCTAAAGATTTAACCTGCAAGAAATGTGGTGATCCCCTCGTTATGATATGTCAA GTCTATGCTCCGTATGAAGAATCCGACGACGGTTTTCATCGCacaatttttgtatttatctgTAAAAATGGATCTTGCTGTCAAATTAATTCTTCAGAAAACTTAGTAGCATTTCGCTGCCAATTACCACGAagaaacaaattctattcttaTGAGCCCTACAAAGTGGATGAGAATGAA GTGTTTCCAATGGACAAATGGCCTAAACTGTGTGAGTTATGTGGACTCAGAGCCCCTTCGCATTGctcaaaatgcaaaaaaacttACTATTGCAGTCGCAAACACCAAGTACTTGACTGGCAGAATGGTCATAAGCAACTTTGCCCCACTTTGCAG ACAGAGGAAGTTCCCGATAATTATTTCACAGTCACAGAGgcaggaaaaaataatctaTACAAAGAATGGGAACTTATAGTGGATGAGGAAGATGAAGAAACTCCAAcaaatgttgatgaaaatagGGAAATAGCAAAACTTAATGAAATGATAAAAGAAAAGAAAGCTGGAACATTGTCCAATGTAAGTGAAAGTGAATTGGAACAATATGCCGGGAGGGCAGTACCTGATGACAAAGTGTTCAACAAGTTTAACAAGAGAGTGGCAAGACATCCAGAGCAGGTACTGAGATACGATAGGGGCGGCACTCCACTGTGGATTACAGGCAATGCAGAGAATTGTATCACACAAGTTGAAAACTGTGAATATTGCAATGGAGAAAGACAATTTGAATTTCAG atcATGCCACAGCTTCTAAATTTCATCAATGTTGGTTTAGACATCAACAGTGTAGACTGGGGAGTCCTGGTGGTGTACACTTGCAAGGCAAGCTGCAACCAAGGCCCTGCTTATAAGAAGgagtttattataaaacaagACATAACCagctaa